One part of the Peromyscus eremicus chromosome 18, PerEre_H2_v1, whole genome shotgun sequence genome encodes these proteins:
- the Mrpl42 gene encoding large ribosomal subunit protein mL42 isoform X1 translates to MASAVKWVTSNRTIWKHLFPMQNGALSSVCHKSTYSSLPEDYNCKVELALTSDGRTIVCYHPSVDIPYEHTKPVPQPDILHNNEETHEQVLKTKLEEKSKRLEQGPMIEQLSKVFFTTKHRWYPRGQYHMRRKKPDPPKDR, encoded by the exons ATGGCATCAGCAGTCAAATGGGTGACATCAAACAGAACTATCTGGAAACATTTATTTCCAATGCAAA ATGGAGCTTTATCCAGTGTCTGCCATAAGTCTACATattcttctcttccagaggactacaACTG CAAGGTAGAGCTGGCTTTGACCTCTGACGGCAGGACAATAGTGTGCTACCACCCTTCCGTGGACATCCCCTACGAGCACACCAAA CCTGTCCCTCAACCAGATATTTTGCATAATAATGAAGAAACACATGAACAAGTGCTGAAAACCAAATTGGAAGAAAAAAGCAAACGGCTTGAGCAAGGCCCCATGATAGAGCAGCTCAGCAAGGTGTTCTTCACCACGAAGCATCGCTGGTACCCACGCGGACA GTATCACATGCGCCGTAAGAAACCGGATCCCCCCAAAGACAGGTGA
- the Mrpl42 gene encoding large ribosomal subunit protein mL42 isoform X2, translating into MASAVKWVTSNRTIWKHLFPMQNGALSSVCHKSTYSSLPEDYNCKVELALTSDGRTIVCYHPSVDIPYEHTKIQIQSSQLLLLLSVHRHASYHDDSELNL; encoded by the exons ATGGCATCAGCAGTCAAATGGGTGACATCAAACAGAACTATCTGGAAACATTTATTTCCAATGCAAA ATGGAGCTTTATCCAGTGTCTGCCATAAGTCTACATattcttctcttccagaggactacaACTG CAAGGTAGAGCTGGCTTTGACCTCTGACGGCAGGACAATAGTGTGCTACCACCCTTCCGTGGACATCCCCTACGAGCACACCAAA atccagatccagagctctcagctccttctgttGCTGTCCGTACAccgccatgcttcctaccatgatgacagtgaactaaacctctga